TATATCATTTCGCATTTTATTGGCAAGATGATTCGGTTGGAGAAAGGTGAAAAAACGACCTTTTCGAATAGCGTTATGTTTTTCAATTCTGGAAACTATGGTGTACCGGTCAATGATTTAGTGTTTAGAAGTGACCCATTTGCAATGTCAATTCAAGTGATTATACTAACATTGCAAAATATCTTCTTATTTTCCTATGGGATTTTTTCGTTGCAGTCCGTCCGGGTAGGGAAATTACAAGCAGCACTTGGTTATTTTAAAATGCCTGTACTGTATGCGATGTTGGCAGGGGTATCGCTAAATTACTTCGACGTTGCGATTCCATCATTTATTTGGGTACCGGCAAACTATGTTGCAGATGCGATGATTGCGTTAGCCCTCTTTACATTAGGGGCACAGGTCGCTCAAATTAAATTCACTTCTGCACTTTCCACATTGTATTATAGTTTGACGATTAGGCTAGCAATTGGCCCACTCATTGCATTAGCGATCATATACATATTTCAAGTAGAAGGCATCGTCGCACAAGCATTGTTAATTGGATCAGCCATGCCAACTTCAGTGAATAGTGCTGTAATCGCGCAGGAATACGATAATCATCCGGACCTGGCTGCGCAAATCGTTTTGTTTTCAACGTTAATCAGTGCGGTGACGGTTTCGATTGTGATTTTTATGGCTAGGTTGTTGTTTTAGACGATAAAGTTTTTATCGTTAAGATCCAGTAAAAAAAGAAATTAAGATAAAATAGTTGTCAAAGAATCCACTCAAAAGTATAATAAAGATATAGATTGAATAGAATAAAAAAAGGTCGCCCGATGTTTGTGCATCGAACGACCAATGTAATAGCAGGTTCCCTTTGAGGGGACAGCATCACTTGGCGAAATAATCCACCAGAGCGGCGAAACTCAAGGGTGGATTATTTTATTTTGAGGCCGACAGGATGTCGGTCATGCATCCGTTGCCGCAGGACGCGGCGCTTGTAGGATGCGTACCTTTAAAATACGCCAACGCAATGATCGACACGACTAGACAAGAAAAGCTAATCATGATTACAAGCGTCTGGAATATGGTCACTTGCAGCACCCCCTTCCGTCATGGAATATACCGTGACTAGGATTGAAAACGGGATGCTGACCACCCTTGAAAACCTATTCTATTACTTTTTTATTCTATCACACATACGTTCCCAGAAGCTATAAATAATATAGCGCTTCTATTCATATGTTTTATATATATTGATATGTTCGATAATTCTCTCAATAACACTTTTCCTTAGGTGCTATTGAGAGGTATAAGCATAAAAAAAACCGTCCATTCTCATAAAGGAAGTGGACGGTATTTATTTTGAAAAATCAACGAGACATTTGTGCTTGCAATACCTTTTGGATCGCAACGCTAACGCCATTATTGCTGTTAGTTTCAGTAATATGATCACATGCTTCTTGAATTGCTTCTGGCGCATTGCCCATCGCGACTGAGCGTCCAACGCGTTCCATCATTGATAAATCATTATAGTTATCACCAATCGCCATTACTTGTTCCATTGGGATGTTTCGCGCTCTTGCTAACGCTGTTAACGCAATCCCTTTTTGAGCGTTCACGTTTGTGATTTCAAGGTTCCCTGCACCAGATGAGCTAATCGCAAGGCTTGGGATATTGTTTAGTGCTGCGCGAGCAACATCTAAATTATCACGATTAAACGAAGTGCCTAGTATTTTGTAAATCTCACTCTGATGATCTTTTAGTACCGGATCAAATGAGTCTACAATTTGAACAATTCCTAGTTCGACACGACTTTCGATTTCTTTACGAATATCTTCAACGTTTGGCGTTAAATTTGCAGCTTCAGCAAGTTGAATAAATGTATCAACTTGTACTTGGATACTTTTAGCATAAACGGTTTTATCGATAAATAGTTGGCAATCGATTTCATATGACTCTAAAATAGCCATCACTTTATGAATGTCTTCATCTAATAAATGCGTTCCTGTAATGAGGTTACCAGTATTGTCTCTTACTTCGGCACCATTAATACAAATATAGGAAAGGTCGAGACCTTCTTCGTGAACAGGTTCATAAGCTTCTAAATAGCTTCTTCCTGTAGCAATTACGACTTCAATCCCTTGTGCTTGCGCTTCACGAATCGTTTTTTTATTCATTTCACTGATCGTGTGATCGGGGCTTAACAGCGTCCCATCCATATCTATTGCAATAAGGCGTATCATGAAAAACTCAGTCCTCCATTCAGCTTGGAACCTGATAATATCAATGTTTAACTAGAATATCAACTCACATGTATTAATGGAGTGAAAATGAACTAAAGAAAATGTTTGTGGGTGATAAATATAAATCCATAGCGCAATTAATCTCCGTTCCAATCGGACGCTTTCCGCGGGCACGGCCTCAGCCGCTTCCCTCGCTTCGCTCAGTCCAGGGTCTTCGGCTCGCGCTGTTCCCGCTGGAGTCGCCGATTTCCACTCCGATTAATTGGTGTGCAAGTTGAATTATTGGGATTTGCAGGCATAGAAAAAGGGCTCTTTAAGCACTTGGATATAGGAAATGGCTTATTGAACATATAATAGATAGTAGCGATATGAGTCCAATGGGTGTATCGGAGGCGGCCAAAGACAACGTTTCTTACTTACACCAAGCAACTGAAAAACCTGTTTATCAAGCTTAAAAGGACTTCAGGGATATTGAGTTAGCGAAGTTATTTATAAACAAAATCTATGTAAATTATATGCTCTTATTAATTTATATATAAGGAATCTCTGTTGATTGGAGTGCAGAGCGAAAGCCGTTACGTAGAACGGCTTTTTGCGAGTAAAAGCGAAGCGTTATGAGCAGGGATATACAAGAGGATGCCTTAATTTCTGCAAAAAGCGCAGAAATACGGCCAATCGCAATCTGCGGTTTGCGATTGGCTCACCGCACGCCCCACCGAAAGCGTCCGCTCGGAACGGAAATCAACATAGTTTATTTGACATTATTAAAAATGGGATACCTAACTATTCAAGAAGAGAAAATTCCTACTTCAAATAGCACCGACAAAAACTTGATTCAATCTAAACTGCATCATATTAGCTAGATAGAACTGGGTGTAGTATAGTATAAATGGTTTTAACCTTAATTCATGGTGAAACAGAAGCCAACTATTTTATATGACATATAAGGAAAGAGGTTACAATTATGGTAAATGCAATTACATTCAACCAAACACATATAGCACAAGAAGAACTTGAAAAGCAGTTCGGGGAAAAAGTTCAACACATTCACAAGCAGATGATAGAAGGTACGTCTGTAGGTGCAGAGTTTCTTGGCTGGAAACAACTGCCGAATGAAATTGATCAAGAAGAATTAAACCAAGTATTAGCAACTGCAGAGAAATTACGGAAATCGGCAGACGTCGTTGTTGTCATCGGCGTAGGCGGATCTTATTTAGGTGCGAAAGC
This window of the Sporosarcina pasteurii genome carries:
- a CDS encoding Cof-type HAD-IIB family hydrolase encodes the protein MIRLIAIDMDGTLLSPDHTISEMNKKTIREAQAQGIEVVIATGRSYLEAYEPVHEEGLDLSYICINGAEVRDNTGNLITGTHLLDEDIHKVMAILESYEIDCQLFIDKTVYAKSIQVQVDTFIQLAEAANLTPNVEDIRKEIESRVELGIVQIVDSFDPVLKDHQSEIYKILGTSFNRDNLDVARAALNNIPSLAISSSGAGNLEITNVNAQKGIALTALARARNIPMEQVMAIGDNYNDLSMMERVGRSVAMGNAPEAIQEACDHITETNSNNGVSVAIQKVLQAQMSR
- a CDS encoding AEC family transporter, producing the protein MLELGIILKDILLPIFVIMLIGYWMQKKFLLNVQTLARLNIYFLVPAFIFVKLYSTKISVNLFGQVFLFFILYVVILYIISHFIGKMIRLEKGEKTTFSNSVMFFNSGNYGVPVNDLVFRSDPFAMSIQVIILTLQNIFLFSYGIFSLQSVRVGKLQAALGYFKMPVLYAMLAGVSLNYFDVAIPSFIWVPANYVADAMIALALFTLGAQVAQIKFTSALSTLYYSLTIRLAIGPLIALAIIYIFQVEGIVAQALLIGSAMPTSVNSAVIAQEYDNHPDLAAQIVLFSTLISAVTVSIVIFMARLLF